Genomic DNA from Enoplosus armatus isolate fEnoArm2 chromosome 7, fEnoArm2.hap1, whole genome shotgun sequence:
ATTAAAATATCTCCTGTCAAGGTGTGCCGACTCACAATCAAAAATATATAGCAACAGCAGTGAATAGTGGGGCTGACGGGTTAATGTCTTCCTCTTTGAGGGGGTGGAGAGCCTGGGATGTATGGAGGGATAGTATGGCCTCCTGGAGATGTTGGAGGACTCGGTTCACTGCGCTGAACATGCAGCCTAAGAGATCTTACTGTTCCTGAAAGGGATTTCCGAGGGATAAAATGCGGGGGGCAATACTTCAACTAATCTTTGAAATGAGGCAAACAGGGAGGTGAATGAAACAGACAATAAGTTGTAGGGAATGCAGTTCTGAATGCAGAACAAAGAACAgcacattttttcattattttatgcGTCAAAGACATTAAGATCATCTGGTAATCATTTGTATGATGTTCTTAGCAAATTTGTGTTCCCAATTAAGGGAATAGTTCCAGCTTGTAACTTCCTGCACTTTTTgcacggattaaacaaaccagatatatgttaattagtgagcttttgaggTGCTGATGGTCAAATTTTTCAACTATGGATGAGAAGGACCTGCAGTGTTGGTCTGATGGTCTGTCCACCAccaaatgtcttgacaactagCTATTGGATTGGAtggccatgaaatttggtgctgATATCCATGTGTCCAGACAAAGTGTGTTAATGACTCTAGTGTTTCATTGAGTTTTTCTCTAGTGTCATCATGATGTTCACATTTGTAGTTTTAAGTGAGATGTCTTAACAACTATTGACTGACTTCcccctcagaatgaattgtaataaattTGGTGATACCTTAACTTTTCCTTtgtgatttatgaccaaatagctTCAAAACTACAGACAGGCATTCCAATCAGCTGCAGCCGTTCTTTCTGTTTAATGCTAatttgctaatgttagcatgctaacatggtaaaccaagatggtgaacatgctaaATATcatacttgctaaacatcatgtcattatcattatgagcatgttagcatgctggcattagcaatttgctcaaagcactgctgtaccTCAGTATAGCTTCACAGAGCTACTAGCtaggctgtagactcttagtcttgtttaccctctggacagagccaggctagctgtttccacctgtttccagtctttatgttaagctaaacTAATCGCCCtttggctttagcttcatatttagttcATCATGCTCATCTATTCTTTAACTTCAAGGAACTTAAACTGAAAAGCAGCATATTCACAAGTCCATTTCATCTAAAGGTGAAATAATTGAAAACAAAGCCACAGGATCAAAGTTTATTCTCTCAGCATGCCATTTTTCCATCAATTTAAAGGGGGTCCAGCTAGTCCCAGATACATTGTTCATGTCCTCCTCTGGGCAGGGGGAGgctctacattttcttttcacatgagATTTCCTTAATGGAATGTCTTTATTGActgtggaaataaaatgatgtcCAATCCCTCAACAtgtgattatattttattagaAAGGAGTACTCCATGTTCCCCTGTGCCAGTCAGGCATTCCTCTGCAGGGAGTTGACTGGTGCTCTTCTGGAACCAAACATCTGTGCTTCTCACAGCTCTGTTTCATTACTCCTCGAAACACTAAACCCAGAAAATCAGCTTAAACACACTCgggcatttattttgaaaatcccCACTGCAAAAACTCAAGGGGTCTTGACTGTGCCTAGAGTGTGAAACTGAACACTTTGGATGTGTTTAACAAATGCTGCCAGGAAGAACAACACACGTCTCAGGTCTAGAGAGATTCAGATACATTCCTAATGCAAACTCCGAGCTCTATGTGATTTTCTACGACAGTCACTGTGTTGAGCAAGAAATTTAACCTTCACAACTTCACCACTGGTTTGCTTTGTTCTGTATGGATGTCCAAGAtgtacagctgcagcagcaaaatggaGTATTAAACAAATGCTAATAGCAtggtatttatattttgatcaCTTTTCCAAGAGATTTACTTTCAGTAAAATTGATATCAAATACTAAAACCATCTTTGTCCACCTGTAACTTTTAGTTCTCTGTTCTTTCAGGATGGCAGAGCCCGACTGATATTGGTCAGGCCAGtattagcttatcacagatatatgAGCATCAGCCAATATGTCTGTCGATAACCAACCAAAGACATGTTGCAGTCATTTGGTGTCGCCATGACATAGTTTCTCCACCAGTGAGCACTTACTTAATTGTATTTTCCGACTGCAAAATGTCCCAATCAGAATATATTgtggtcacaattctttaataaccatatttaagggatccttatcaaatattttgtatgtgtttatgttaagaAACAAATATCAGACGATATATTGTCgtatgctttaaaaaaaaactctattATACCACATATACAATATGCAAactatatatataacaatattggCCTCAAAAATTGGTATTGGTCAGGCTCTACTCCAGAGTGTCTGCAACCAGGGCCGTAAACTCCTTCAGGGCCCCACCGTTCAACAATGCAAAATAATCGAAAGGGCCTTCAACCTTGTATAAATTGAATACAAAATTAAACAGGGCACACAgagtttgttcattttaagacaCAACATTGAAGGATAAAAGTACACAAAGTTTAAAATCTCTTCtgatgcatatatatatatatatatatatatatatatatatatatgcatcagaatataatatatatatataaatataaacaaacaaaaacaaaaggaaccCCCAAAGCTGAATTTACTGCCAAGTCTCGTACAATAAAATCACTTTAACTTGACAAATCAAGTCAGTTAAGATTACATCCCATCATTTTTAGTAATAGGAAGCTTTCCCTTAAACATGTCAACAAGGGCAGTACCCTGGACAGCTCCCGCATCCCTGGAGGTCCCAGgatcagcaccttggacagaGGTCTTGACACACTTTGGTGCAGAATGTTAAAAACGATCCACCTGAGCTGTACAGAAAGACATGAGGATGCTATGCAATATAGTAATGTAGAACAATGTAGTTTCCCAATGGTGAGTGTAGCTTGCATCTTATTTAGAAACATCTCTCCTGCATATATCCACATTAGCAAGATGTTTGATTGAGCAGATGCCTAGTTTCTTGTCTCTGGTTACCATTTCTGCTAGATTTATATATTAAATTCAGCTAGATGCAGTTACTGTCAACCAAATGATGCTAAGCTTTCATCAACCCATGATGATGGTTGAGAGTAGGAGAGGCTCCTCGTCAGTCCAATGAGCTCTGTGATGGTGTCTTTCCTGAGGAGGCTTGATTCACTCTACATgcttttcatgtctgtttggCTCCCACTTTCATAAAACTTCAGATTATTTATTCTGTGGGTGTTTGTGAGCTGAGGCAAGGACAGGGCTTGCTGCCGGTGCTTGGGAGGTGCTGACCACGAGGCAAAAGCCAAAAGCAAAGAAAGGGATGGATCACACACTTTTTAGTCCAGATGAGAAAATTACTTAATTTGTCCGACATTTCAACCACAAGGTCATTAGGGAACCTTGTCTGGACTGACGTGTCAGGCCagtgttaaaaacacaaaatgagatgtgtaaatcaaagtgaaaaaaaccACTGTAACTACTTTGACTTACTGAAAACTGACAGATATTCACAAGCAAGGGACATGGTTAGTGTTTCCAAAAACATGCTAGCAGGGCCGCCATCAGCACATCAGTATCACAACTACCCTTCCTGaggtgatatttaaaaaaacaactcataAATGGCATCAACACTTAATCATGCTATGTAGGAAAGCAGGAGATGGGTGGAAAGAGTATTGAAAATACAGACCTGTATACTCTTTTCTGTCGGGTAGAAGTACCTCCAGCTGCTCAGAGCTTCATGATGATCAACACACATCCAGTCAGAGATCTGAAGAAAtggtgcaaaacaaacactccaaaagtgcacaaaaattatatttatatacaagTATTTATTCCTGTAGGTGCAATTAACTaactcagtttttttttaagtggttTCTGTGCATATTTATACAACTGAAAGATATGTTACTAGCATGAACAgcaaagagattaaaaaaaaaatcaacaaaacagtcaaaaagTATACGTGGTCTGTTGTGAATGTGAGGAGATTGACAGAATGACAACATTTGTCTTGTAAATTGCAGATTTACTAGTAATTCAGGGTGTGACAAACTGATGAAGACGGACTGTTTCATTGTGACAGAAACACGTTGTTTAAAActtaaattttatttaattgtacagcagtatttcacaaatatttacaaagaATGTACACATTACCACTGATGTCTTCAAAGTCAGGTATGAAAAATCTTAATGACACATTGTAGAAAAGCATTTATAAATATCCAATTTGAGAGTTTGACTTAGAAAAGTACCACAAAGTTTTTCACAACAAATCGTGTCCCCATAACATTAAGATTCTTGGATGGTTGCAGATATTCAATGTTTTCGTCGTCTGGAGCAGCGTTTAATCGAGTGTGCctacagagaaagaagaatTAGTACAAACTGTACAAAACAAGTCAATAAAGAATTGTGGCCAATAAAGTCTCTATTACATGTGCAAACATCTGCATGAGCATGCTGTATGTTATATCTGTGGTATTGGTTTATTTTACACATGTAGGAGATTTACTCAAACCTGGTATTACCAGGATTGGAAAAAACGTAACTATATTCGTATAAACAGGCATAAAAAGACCTTAAAACTTGAGAATTTTTTAATGTCTTGACACGGCTTACCTTCAAGAAATGCAAATTCATCTATGGCCTCTATTGCGTTGTCTGTGGGGCAAAAGAATAGAGAAGATAGATGGGAGATATAAAAGGTCAAAACTGGTAAATAGACCTTTTAGGTTCCTATACAGCTGCCCAATTAAATATAGGTGTGTCAGCATACAAGTGAACATGTTAACCAGCACTGCAAAAACAATCTAATTTCCTCAATTAGTCAGCACCACATCAACTTTGGTGAGAAATAATTTATATTTCTGATCTGAGACTATCGGCTGAATAACAATAACATTGTAAACTCATTTTAAAGCTCACACATTCTGCATGTATTTGCAAACCACATTCAGAATTTCTTTATACCACTTACCCAAGTCTTTCCTCTGCAAAGTTTTCCTCTTCCCTTGCTGAGCATACACCAGGGCATCTTTGGCAATCATCTCAACAAACAACTCCTGGACGAAAGAAATACATTAATATTCTgtcatttaaaactgaaactcaGAAACTAACTTCAGTTGATGTGCTTTTTAAGGTCAATAGGTATAACTGATATTTTCCCCTCGATATCAAGCTGGGCCTGAGCCCAAATGAATCAGAAGGAAATGAGACCTGATTCTGCACACTGCATGTCACTTTCATGactttcatatattttttgtcaattATAACAGAGGCCttgcaaaatgtacttatcTTTACACTTGGTTTACCTTGCTATATTCATTCTGCTCTGGTTCTCCCTTAAACTTTTTAGTTCAAAATTTAGAAAGTTAGAAATTATAAACTCCCATACGCTGCTTGCATCAAGCAGAGGAAGTTCCTTAAatagtttttctgtgttttatagtAAATGATTTCTGTAGCCCTGACCCAATTTTGGGTTAGCTTCTGTTCCATTCTTTCCTTACACAAagtatttttgcatttaattgAGATCTTTGCAAGCTCAAATATGATACCTTTTATGTCCATTGTATaagacaaactgctgctgtattTGATAGTAACTAACTAGATTATAAGATACttagtgtacacacacaacacactaaATTATGTAATTGGAAGAGAACTCTCTCGATGAAGTGCAGGGGTGAGAGTGTAACGGGTTATTTAACACTTAAATGATTCAATGGCTCAAATGGAAACAGTATCACATGGTGAAAGCATAGGAAGTAAGCATTGCGTTGTTGCAGGACTCCCTTCGTGTTTTTACCGTGGCTTTGGCGATGATGAACACAGACTCCTGGCTGGCGAGTGACACGTCTGGGTCGGTCTTCATGAGCGCCTTGATGCGGGCCAGCGGGAGTTTGGACAGTCGGCTGTGGGTCACGGCGGTAGCGGGGCCTGTTTGCTGCtggctgctctcctcctccgcctcgGCCCCGCGGCTCTCTTCCTCACTCCCACACCGGTCAGGGTCGTGCTCCGTGGGGGTGACAGGTGTAGCCACTGTTGCTGCCATTATCCGGCTTTTCACTCAAACGTTATatttcaaaaaacacacaaatcactaCAGTTGTTTCGCTACATATCACAGTtgacaacaacatcagcagcagcgcGCCAGCATGTGCTTCCGGCCTTTCGGTGAGGGGCATGCGCTGATTCGTCAGCTAAGCACCCCGACGTCCCGCCTCTTCCTCTCCCGCCAACTAATCTTCGTCAGTGATTGGACAGATTGCGAGCCAAGCTCTGGCTATTGGCTAGAGTTAAACGCCAATCAAAGCCAGTTACCTTGGATGATAATGATAGTGAGGAGATGTCAGGATGTTGGTGCTGCTGGTTACATGGTAATGATATTTTATTACttatattttgaaaacaatACAGTGGAAGAGGAAAGTTATCCCAATTTTTTGGCAAACGACATGGATAAAACCCAAGTTTACACACGTTCTTAAACCTTTTTGGCCACatgggggcagcggaaacaagctgttGCTAAGCACAACACTGCCATGTTATTAGAGTTATGGAAAACTGTTAGCAAACAGATGCTTATTTACATATCTAGCAGACgtggagcaacattagcttttatttggagtcgtgtttatAGTCACCCAaagaatgtaagtccaatactcactctacttttagctctgttttggtctccaccataGAACTCCTGAGATAAGTactaaagctaaagctaatgctaatggTAATATTAAAGCTGATTGCAGCTTTCTCCtccaacatatatatatttctccaCTGTATGTAAAGAGCTCCCTGTATTTACTTACGTACTGTTTATATGTGTAATATTTCAATAACttagtttatttttatactttcatCTCAGTGAAGCTTGGTGTAGCTGTCTGACATAATTAATGTACATGAAATATGTTACAGTGTCACACACTTAGTTGCATCTAATTCACTATAGTCAAT
This window encodes:
- the pole4 gene encoding DNA polymerase epsilon subunit 4, which produces MAATVATPVTPTEHDPDRCGSEEESRGAEAEEESSQQQTGPATAVTHSRLSKLPLARIKALMKTDPDVSLASQESVFIIAKATELFVEMIAKDALVYAQQGKRKTLQRKDLDNAIEAIDEFAFLEGTLD